GCGGGGGATGCGGAAGGCGATCAGAGCGATTTCGTCAGCCCACTGCCTGAGCAGTACACCACTTTCCCCAACCTGGAACCTGAGGGGGAAGAGGAAACGGCCGAGGCCCGCCCGGCATTGCCACTGCTGGAACGCCTGGTACTGGAAGACATTCCGGTGCGTTTCCCCGGCGGCATCCAGCTGGAAGACAGTCTGGCCCAGGCCTCGCTGGAAGGTGGACTGGTCGTGAGCGGCACAGCGGCACAGCCCCAGATCCAGGGTGGACTCAGTGTCCAGCGCGGCACCCTGCTCCTGCGCGACACCGAGTTCAACGTGCGCAGCAGCGAGATCGAGTTCGGCGGCACCTCGCCCTATCCCAACTTCACCCTCCTGGCCGACGCCCGCGCCCGCCCGATCACCGGCGGAGTTGCGGTGCCACTGACCCTGGACGTACAGGGCCGCTTTCTGGAGGACGGCGCCGGCGGGGCCACCCTGGACCTGCAAACGACACTGCGCTGCACGGAGGCATCGGCGGCCTGCACCGACGCCCAGAGCGGTCTTCCCTACACCGAGTCGCAGCTCTATGCCCTGGTGCTGACGGGCGTGCCTAATGTGGAGAACCTGCCGGACGACCTCGGCACCTTGGGCGCCAGTGCGCTGAATACGGCGCTGAATGTCTTTGTGCTGGGCGAGCTGAGCCGCACCCTGGCCGACGCGCTGGGCGTGGACGTGCTGCGCTTTACCCCCGCGCTGGTCGGCGACGGCGGCAGCACCATTACCATCGGATCACAGCTGACCGAGAACCTGTACCTGGAATACCAGGTGGACCTGCGCGGTGACGGACTGCTAGACGCCACCTACACCACCCCGGATGGGCGCTTTACCTTCAAGGTCAGTACACCGTTCGACTTCGGCGGGTCCAACTCGTTCCAGCCCAGCCTGAGTGCCGCCTACAACTTCGACAACCGGACGTCAGTGTCTCTGAATCTGGAAAACACCGCTGAGAGCACCCGCTTCGGCATCGGAGTGCAGTACCGCCTGCGCCGCGACTTCTGGAACAACTGGTTCACGCGTGACCCATAAGCGGCCAGGGTGCCCAGCATAACCTTGACGAATACTGCATAACGCGCTACAGTAGTGAACATAACCGCTCCGAGTGAGCGGGTTTTTTATTGATCTGCCCACATGCAGCGGCGGGACGGCCCGCCACTGATAGTCACGTTGCTCCCTAGGTCAGCCACTCCGAAGTTGAGGAGGCCGCCAACCTTCAATCACTGCTGAGAAGTGAGGCCGGGTCAGGCTCGCGCTCCAGCCAATCACGGCTCTCGCTGTACTGCCTTGCCTGCAAGGCCCACAGCTCGGCGTACTCGCCGCCTGCCGCCAGCAGCTCCTCGTGGGTGCCGTCCTCGGTGATGCGCCCCGCATTCATCACGATGATCCGGTCGGCCATACGGACACTGCCCAGGCGGTGGGTGACCAGCACGGCAGTGCGCCCCCGGCTCAGCTCCGCGAAGGTGCGGAAGACCTCAGCCTCGCTGCGGGGGTCCAGTGCGGCGGTGGGCTCGTCCAGAATCAGCACGCGGGCGTCTCGGTACAGCGCGCGCGCCGTGACCAGTTTTTGCCACTGCCCGCCTGACAGGTCCACCCCGCCGTAGGCCTGCCCGATGCGCGTATTCATCCCGCTTTCCAGCCGGGGGAGCATGGCCGTCAGGCCACTGGCGTCGGCGGCATATTGTAGGCGCGGCGCATCTTCTTCCTGACCGAGCAATACATTCTGGCGCACGTCCCACTCGAAACGGGCATAGTCCTGAAATACGGCGGCCACCTGCGAGCGCCAGGCTTGCGGGTCCACGTCACGCAAGTCCACCTGCTCGCCTGCTCCGCCCAGTAAGATACGGCCCTGACTGGGATCATAAAAGCGCAGCAGCAGCTTGACCAGCGTGGATTTGCCCGCGCCGTTCTCGCCCACGATGGCGACGGTCTGCCCTTGTGGGATGTGCAGTGAGAGGTTTTCGATCACCGGGGCGTGGCCCTGATAACCGAAGGTCACGCCGTCCAGCGTCAGGTCGAAGCGCTGCGGCAACGGAAGCGGCTCGGCAGGTACGGCCACAGAGGGCACAGCGTCTAGAAACTCGTAATATTTGCCGAACCAGTGCAGGTGCTCGCTGCCTACGCCCAGGCTGTCGGCCAGTTCCTGCAACTGCCCGCGCACCTGACTCAGCGCACCGATCACCAGCACCACTGCTCCCGGTGTCAGATTGCCCAGCTGAGCCTGCCACACGGCGTAGGCAAACACGCCCGCCGTGACCGCCAGCGCCAATATCTGCGCGGGCAGCACGCCGATCAGCTGTTTGTTGCGGACTCCACGCATGGTGCGCTGATAGTCCAGCGTGCGCTCAGTGTACTCGTGGGTCAGATAGGGCATCAGCCCATACAGCCGGATTTCCTTGGCGTAGCCGTGATTCAGCGCCGCCTTTTGAAAATAGTTCAGCTCTCTGGATGCCTGGGTGTTTTGAATGGTCATGCTCCAGCCCAGTTCGTACAGCCGCATCTGGGTCAGGGTGAGCGGAATCATGCCCAACACCACCACCAGTGGCACCCACCACCCCACCGTGAGCAGCACCCCAGCTACACTCAGCAGGCTGACCGCCGTCGCCAACAAACCCAGGATGGTGGCGGTCAAATTCAGCGGCCTGCGCGGCGCGCCCATCTGCAGAATTTGAATATCGTCGTGAAAACGGGGGTCTTCCAGAACTTCCAGGCCCGGCAGGTCGTTCATCTTGTCCATCAGTCGGCGCGAGGTCTGCACGGTGAAGTTATCGGCGGCGTAGCCCTGCAGGACCTGCCGCGCCACCCCGGTCAGCTGACCCAGCAACGCCGCGCCCGCCCAGGCTCCGGCCAAGAGGGCCAGGTTGGTCTCACCGCCCGCGGCCACTTCGGACACGCCGTCCACCGCCCACTTGGAAATCAGTAGCGTGACTGCGGGAATCACCCCACCGATCAATGCCATCAGACCCAGTAGCGTGACCAGCAGCGGCGAGGACCGCCACAGCTCCGGCAGGGTGCGCCACAGAATCTTAAGCAGACCAGCCGTGTCAGGTTTGGTTTCGTCGCGCAGGCGGGGGCGGGGCACGGAAAGATTGTAGATGGTGGACGGGTGGTGGATGGAGAGGAGTGCAATTGAGCCAGGAATGTTCAGGACCGAGAAGTGCGGCCTACAACTGCGGCGCGTGGGTGGTAGGCGCAGGCACGGGCCGGGGCCGAGGCTCGCGCACCAGCAGGCCCAGCAGCGGGGCCAGGGTCAAGCCAATCAGTCCCCAGAACGCCGGATTGAGGATGCGAATGCTTTCCTCGCTCTGGCAGCCCCCTCCTTCTGACCAACCGGTACATTGCTCCGCCACCAGATATGGTCCGAACCCGGACAGCGAACGCCCTGGTTCCGGCCCAGCAGTGAACAACGCATTGATCTCGCTTGCCGCGTAGGGGAGCCACGTCAGCCCCGCCACGATCAGCAAGGCAGCGGTCAGGCTGTGCAGCGTGAACATGGCCCGCGCCGCCGCGAACTGCGGGCGCAGCGGCCACAGCAGCAGCGTATTCAGCAGCGCCCAGCCCCACAGCAGCGGGTAGGTGTAATACGGTCCGACGTGAGGATCACCCTCATAAAAAGTGAGCCAGGGGCGCAGGCCCAGCCGCACCTGATCCGCCATAGCGTAGGGGTGTGCGCCCCCGTCACTCATGCTCTGGCCTATGCTGAGCAGCTCTGGCCAGGCCAGCAGCCACAGCAATCCGGCGGCGAGCAGGCCCAGCGCCGCCCAGCCTTTGAGACGGCCCGCCGACCCCAGCAGGCACATCAGCGGACCTGAATAGACCGGACCACGCTGTCCAGTGCAGAGAGGCGACCTACCCGGCCTTCGGCGTCCAGCTTGGTGGTGAGGTCGCAGAGATACTGTTCGTTCTTTTTCGCGAAGGCTTCCTGGCTCAGCCCACCCGGCGTGCCAGGAAAAGGAGCCAGAAAGCCCCGGTTGCGGCTGTCCTCACGTTCAATCTGCTCGGCGGTGGGCAGGGTGCGGACCTCGTAGGGCACGTGCATGATCACCAGATGTTTGCCGTCGCGGGTGACGCCCTGGAAGGTGTAGCGAACCGCCGTGCGCGGAAAGCGGATGCCCGCTTCCTGCGAATACACTGTCAGGTAACGGAAGCCCTGGATGTCATTGTTGCTGATACGGGCCAGCGAACCGGACGCGGCCTGGGCAGCGTTAGGCAGCGGCAGATAAGGCAGGCCTCCAGCAACACCACCCTTCCGGAGGGGGCCACCCTGCGCCGCCGCTATCACCCGGTTCACCTCAGCGCTCAGCGCACCCATAGGGGCCGGATAGTGCGACTTGAGAGTGTCCAGCGGAATCACCGCCACATAGGCCGGTGGTTCCTCTCCGGCGTACTGGGCTTGCCAGGTCCGGCCCGGCACGTTCAGTACGGCGCGGGTATGGGCCGGCAAGGTCATGACTGGGCCTTCCGGTTGCGGCACGCTGGCTACCCGCTCTACCGCCGCCGTGCGGCCTATCGGGGCAGCATCTACCTTCAGGGTCGGCAAGGACTGGGCCAAGCCAGAGGCGCAGAGCAGGGCCAGCGGGAGGGGCAGCAGGCGTAAGGGGTGCATGGTCACAGTTTCGGCCCGCAGTCTGACGGACCGCTGACGCCGGGTAAAGCGGGCTTAACCGTCCAGATCCCGCCCCCGCGCCACGTCGCGCACGCCGCGCCGCCCGAAGGTGTGCGCCAGGTCGCGCTCCGAGAGGCGCAGGGTGGTGGGCCGTCCGTGCGGGCAGGCCCAGGGCTGGGCACAGGCAGCCAGCCCCGTCAGAATCTGCGGGCCATTCTCCTCGGTGACGGCCCCAGCCTTGAGCGCAGGCAAGCAGGCCAGCCGCGACAGCAGTTCGCGCTGCGGGTCGCCGCCTTCACCCAGGGCCGTGTCAATGACGCTGGCGTGCAGGTCCGGCACCGGCAGCGCCGCCAGAGCCGCTGGCAGCGAGCGCAACCGTGCCAGCCCCGCCCCGAACGGTTCGATGACCAGTCCCCAGGCGGCCAGGGCTTCGGCCCGCTCGGCCAGGCGGGCGGCCTGTTCGGGGGTCAGGTGCAGCAGCTCCGGCGTGGGCAACTCGAACGGCGGCAGCTCGGCCACTCCGCGCTGCAATTCCTCGTACAGCGCCCGCTCGTGGGCGGCGTGCGCGTCAATGACCCACAGGTCGCTCTCCGATTCGGCCAACAGGTACAGCTCCTGATACACGCCCAGCAGCCGCATCTCAGGGAAGATGCCGGAAGGAGCAGCGGGCATCTCCTGAGCGCTCTCGGCAGGCAAGCGCAGGTCCGGCAGGGCGCGGACATGCGGTACTCCCGCCAGGGCAGCGGCCACCGCCTCCCGCACCTGCGCGGCCAGCCCCGGCAGGTCGGC
The sequence above is a segment of the Deinococcus radiophilus genome. Coding sequences within it:
- a CDS encoding ABC transporter ATP-binding protein; the encoded protein is MPRPRLRDETKPDTAGLLKILWRTLPELWRSSPLLVTLLGLMALIGGVIPAVTLLISKWAVDGVSEVAAGGETNLALLAGAWAGAALLGQLTGVARQVLQGYAADNFTVQTSRRLMDKMNDLPGLEVLEDPRFHDDIQILQMGAPRRPLNLTATILGLLATAVSLLSVAGVLLTVGWWVPLVVVLGMIPLTLTQMRLYELGWSMTIQNTQASRELNYFQKAALNHGYAKEIRLYGLMPYLTHEYTERTLDYQRTMRGVRNKQLIGVLPAQILALAVTAGVFAYAVWQAQLGNLTPGAVVLVIGALSQVRGQLQELADSLGVGSEHLHWFGKYYEFLDAVPSVAVPAEPLPLPQRFDLTLDGVTFGYQGHAPVIENLSLHIPQGQTVAIVGENGAGKSTLVKLLLRFYDPSQGRILLGGAGEQVDLRDVDPQAWRSQVAAVFQDYARFEWDVRQNVLLGQEEDAPRLQYAADASGLTAMLPRLESGMNTRIGQAYGGVDLSGGQWQKLVTARALYRDARVLILDEPTAALDPRSEAEVFRTFAELSRGRTAVLVTHRLGSVRMADRIIVMNAGRITEDGTHEELLAAGGEYAELWALQARQYSESRDWLEREPDPASLLSSD